One region of Triticum aestivum cultivar Chinese Spring chromosome 6B, IWGSC CS RefSeq v2.1, whole genome shotgun sequence genomic DNA includes:
- the LOC123134559 gene encoding uncharacterized protein, whose amino-acid sequence MKPQTQLLLLLAYIAAALVMSRGVLAGAGTSAMPVRTIEDDEVGFAEGEEEAAYPQRRVLAYSPTSIGYGGLEANKAACYGSCPGRGQPYTGRGCKAIFGCRGR is encoded by the coding sequence ATGAAGCCGCagacgcagctcctcctcctctTAGCCTACATCGCCGCGGCGCTGGTCATGAGCCGCGGCGTCCTCGCCGGCGCCGGCACCAGCGCGATGCCGGTGCGCACCATCGAGGACGACGAAGTGGGCTTCGCAGAGGGTGAGGAGGAGGCGGCATACCCACAGAGGAGGGTGCTTGCTTACAGCCCCACTTCCATCGGCTACGGAGGGCTGGAGGCGAACAAGGCGGCGTGCTACGGCTCCTGCCCCGGCCGGGGGCAGCCCTACACCGGCCGCGGCTGCAAGGCCATCTTCGGCTGCCGCGGGCGTTGA